The sequence TCAGATTATCTTTTACTGACCGATAATATTGCAAAAACGGAAATGTATTCTCTTTATAAAACAAGGTTTTCACACCACTCCCTTTGTTTCAGACTCTCAGTTCAAGACAAAATAGAGGATATCCGAAACAACACAGGCCTACATACCAGTCGTGAACCATCTCCAAAGAGGTATCGGATGCCCTGGTGCTTGGACACAGAGCCATCAACAGGATCCTTGTACTCAAACTCGTCAGCTGCAACTACTTCAGAAACATCAGACCGGATCTCCTTGACCAACCTGACAAAGAGACAACTTAGACGTGGTACTAAAAAGTTCAAGTTTGCGATTGCTTAAGTTGAtatatatacacaggagtacGAGCATATTTTTTTGGAGGTACTAATTATATTACATTTAAAAAATTCACTTACTTGTTAACATCAGAAAGTGATGACTGCATGCTTACTAGGTTTGCCATAAGCTCCTTAGCAGCCCCTGCATCAACATTCTTCACAAAAAAAAAAACTTGTGCATTTAGAATGATATCTTAAACAGGTGGTACATATATGCAAGGGGCATGTCAAAAAAAAGGAAGTACCTCATAGTCATAGCGTGTGTAGTAATGGCGACCATATGTGGCCCAGTGCTGACGGACAATATCTTCAACAGTGACAAGCTTATCTCCTCCAAGGTTGTCCTTATTCTTGAAAGCAATAATTGAAAGCCATGCAAGCACAGCCCAGATGCCATCCTTCTCACGAATGTGGTCAGACCCTGGCCACAATAGTACATGTAAACATCCCACCAATGTTTATACCAAATACTAACAAGTCCTTTGACTTTACTATAGGTTGGATTCATGACCACCAACTCAATAGAAGGGCGAGAGAGCTCACAGTCAGAACACAAGTGATTGGCCCCATTTATATACCACATGTTAACAGAATTTATCCATCTAACATAACAATACAAGAGGTTGCTGACATGTTTACTGTTGTGTGTATAGAAATGATAGCCACAACCCACAAGGCCACAAGCCATATATTACCAGTGCCAAAGCTTTCTTCACCACAGATTGAGCACATTCCAGCATCCATCAAATTCCCAAAAAACTTCCATCCAGTAGGCACCTGAAACATGGTTTTTTTATGTCAGATTTATATGACATtcaaaaatcttgcaaaccaagaTTTTAATATTTTACCTCAAAGAACTTAAGGTTCAAATTCTTTGCAACAACATCAAGGGCAGCAGATGTTGGCATGCTCCTGTTATTACAATAATGGAATAACATAAGTAGTGTTCAGTGCATAGAGAAATTTCAAATGCATCTAAGACCGGACAGCTGCATACAAGCGGAAGATGAAAAAGCTGACATTAGCAGAAATAGTGTTCCAGATGGTCATTTGCTGATATGTTAAGCACATTAGCACATTGTTGAGAAGAACACTGCCAAGCTTAAACAGATGCAAAACAAATGTAGAGGGAAACATGCATTTTTACTGCAGGCTGCAGTGAAGCTTACCGCCTGGAGCCTACAGTGGGAGTTTTTATGGTAACAATATATGTAGATGTCATATTAGCAGCACAATATGGAGGAGAACTTTTTACCTGGCAACTCCCTTCAGGCCAGAAGCAAAGTAAGGAATTGATTGAACAGCATTGGCTGCGATAATGGCAACAGAGTCCGACGGTGTCACAAAGAATCTATAGCAAGGCAAAGGGGAGTGTCATGAATTCCTTGCGCTTTTCTAGAATCTGTAACAAATTTTGTAGAAAATAAGATACTCAAACAGATCATACCTTTTACCAAGAATCATGTTGCGGTCAGCATCTCCATCAGCTGCAGCACCAAATTCAGGAGGCTCAACATTTGAGGATGACTTTCCAAGACCCATGCGTTCAACCAACTCTTTTGCATAGGTAAGGTTAGGATCCGGATGACCACCTCCAAAGTCCTCCTGCAAAAATATAAGTGATGAATTAATACCTAGCCACATTATAAGTAGATATTTGTGACAATAGAAGAACTCATTACTTTCGGGACACAATTCAACAGTGAGCTTTCATCAGCACCAAGCTCTTCCACAAAGATGTGTTTGGCATAAGCTCCCGCAACACCATGGAGTGCATCATAACTGAAAGTGCAAAGTGAGATTTTAGATGTGCAATAATCATATTATTACGGCAATGGTAACATGGTTGCAGTCATATATGAATACCAGAATGTAAACTTTGGGGAGGTCAGCAGCTTTTTTATTGCTTCGAAGTCAAAAATTGTCCTGGAATTGATGTCAGTAATTAAATCATTAGATTCCCTTGTGAACATAACATGATCCAAGTAACATGTAATGATATAAAGCATCGATATTCTCACTTCAATGGAAAAAAACACGAAATAACAAGTTACTTACTTCATTAACTTTATGTAATCTACACTAGAGTCAAAAACATCCACATCAAAGGGGCCTTCGGGTCCACTGAAGCTGGTGACACCGACAACAGAAATATCAACCTGCAGCAGTAAAGTAGGAGAAAATAAATAATCCACTAACCTGTTAAAATAAACGGTGAGTAAATAGTTAGCAGGTTGACATTGAATCATACATCTGGTAGGTCTTCAGAGATGAGGTATTCAGAGATTGTCGTTGTATTAGAGAAAATCTTGTCGGTAACAGATTCAGGAGCAGGCCCACCATTTCCCATGTTGTATTTGATCCCGAAGTCCTGGAAAGTTCGATGAGATGTATTCAATAACATAGAGCATGACCAGCACTTGATTTGCATCAGAGATACTAGCAGTAAAATAGGTACCTCCTTAGGACCACCTGGGTTATGGCTCGCTGTCAAGATGAAGGCACCAGTAGCCTTTGATCCCTATTGTCCATGTGTTTATAAACCAATAGTCAGGTATAATTTATTAGACGGTGTAAAGGAGTAACAAGTAAATGTTCATATTGCTAAAGAATGTCCTTTATTAGAAATCCAACTTACATCTGCACCAACTCTTTCACGGATGACAGCAGATACAGCAGGAGTAGACATGAGACTGTTTTGTCCAACCCAAACACGTCTTACTCCATTGGCAGCAGCCATTTTTGTTATGATCTGTAACAACCAAAAGCAATGacatcttttgccacatcatatttagcTGATGAACACTAAGTCCATGTAAAAAAACTCGACCACAGGGAGAAAACAACACTAAGACTGCATCAGTATTCGAACTGAAGCTTACAATAGCTGCTACCAAATCAGTTTTTACAAAATGCAGTTAGAAAATATATAAGGGAGATTGTCACAACCTTGGGGTAGTGACCAGAGGGGATAACAGTGACAGGTTGCCTACCATTCAGCCACAGGTTTCCTTCCCGTGGTGGCTGGTATCTAGTTGGAGCAGGGGGGTGAGAGAACAGAGAAGGGAGGTGAGAATTAGACTTGTCTATAATTGCTTGTAAAGAGGATTACAGCAACATTTTCTCCTAAACTCTTGGCTCTCCTTAGTTCTAGCCTCCCTGATTTGACCCCCTTGATCTTATCCCACCTAATTAGCCCCTTTGCCGGCACCTATAGGTGTTGCCAACCATAACAAAGATGGAGAGTATTCTAAATCACCTGAACAGCATCTTTTGAGAAATAGCGGCCATCACCAGAGACAACAATTGTTGCACctaaaaaaaaaaaagaaaagacgtGAACAATGGGGAACAACAGCAGAGAAATAACAGGggagatcatgaaatttttgggaACTACATTTCCCATTACAATTTCAGCATACACATGAAAACAACACAATGATAATTTATTAAAATCTTGTGGTATCGTAAAAACCTTGTTTGAAGCAGGAATGGTATTTATCTGATAAGCATGTTACCTCTTACTTGATCCACAGGAAGGGCATTGAATGTTGATTGGACAAAGTTCTGCAGATAATGGGGCTGCTGGAATACAGTAACCTGGTAATATTAACAAAAGATTAATTATAAGAAAAAAGGTATACTGAATTGTACAATGCTACAGATGAAACCAAACATTAAAGTAACAAGTCACTGATGACAAAATCATTTTCATCTGCAATCAGTGACCATTCAGATTTTTTTCCCTTGATGTAGAATAACCTCATCCCAATTAACATATACTTTCTTAATTCCCATCAAGGAAAGGCTAGCTAGCTAGGAACAAATGCTATGCTCAGCATCAAAGAAAACAATGCATGTGTATAAACACTAGGCAGTTACACTGTTCGAGCTGTGCAGAATCAACTACAAAATCAAAATACTCTGCCCCTCATCCCATTTGAAACACATGATCTACTCAAGCCTGGACCAGGATGGAAATGAATTCCATGAATCTCAACATATGATGAGCTGGAATTTAATGAATGTCGAACCAACCCAACCATATATGCACTAAATGACGCTAAAACAATTTTCATATGAACATTGTCTCGAATGGAGTAATCATTGAGAGATCAAAAAACCATATCCACTAAGTATGCAGGAGCTGGTAGAACAGAGTTACAGTTATCTTCTACCATCAATAAGCCAGTAATTGAATCAGCGAGGTCCGGCAACGATTAACGAAAGCTGGTCAATGCGAGTACAAATCGTATGGATCAAAGCCATGCAAGCATACAGTTCAGATCATTCTGAGTTTCTGACCCCGTGAGGTCCAACGTCCTGAAGCAACCAACGGATCAAGCTAGCAGTCATGCTCCGAACAACACCCATCCGACAACCGTTTCCCAGCAGATCCAAGCAGAAGGACGGATAGAACAGAGCCCCGAGATCCTGCGCGGAAACCCGGCGAGATCCGCGAGGTGGCGGGAAGCGAAGGCTGTCGCGCAGCGGATCCGAGGCACCAGAAACGAGCACGAACCCGCCGCGTCACAGAAACAGAGAGATCCGAACTGGGCCCCTATGAACTTAGCCGGAGACCGGGGGGCGAGATAAGGCAAAGGCGGGAAGCAAGGGAACCTTCTTGCGGAGGCCGGAGGTGCCGGGCTTCTGGCCGTCGAAGGGCGTGGTGGCCTTCTTCGTCACAGTGAAGAGCCCCATGGTTGCGCCGCGGAGGGTCCGCCGCTGGTCGCCTCGTGAGGCGACGACGAGATGGGTGACGCGGAGGAAGCGGTGGTGGAGGAGGGATCGGGAGTGAGAGGGCAGGGAGGGAGTGGTGGTGTGGTGACGATGGCGACGAGGGCGTGGCGGTATTATAGCGGGGGAGGGCAGGGAGAGCACAAGAGGGCGGTGTTGGATCATTCAGTTGTTCTCCTCGGCTCCTAGCGTTTTATCTCACCTTTTCGAAATCCTGCAGTGGTTTCGTTGCTGATTTGTTTACCGCGGTCCCTGCGGTCTGTGGACGCGAAGAATGCAACCGCAGAGGTAGGCTGCTGTGGTTTCTGCTGCTTGATCATTCCAATTTACAAATAACACATTTTATTACTATATCTATCGTAAGATGTCTTTACCAAAATATATTAAACAATTAGAGATGTTAGATCTAAGATAAGTGATGGTAATTTAATATATACATCATGTGCACTAAACTTCTATATATATTAGATATATTCTCCTATACGTATTAGCGTTTCTAGGTTTGACGGGCAGTTGTTTCATCTTGTTCTAGGGGTATATTCATACAGTTTTGTAGCATTTGAGTACTCAGAATGATCTGAACTGTATGCTTGCATGGCTTTGATCCATACGATTTCTACTCGCACTAATCAGCTTTCGTTAAATTGTCCTAGGTTCGATGGGAGTATGTTAATTGTTATTTTGTTTTACTGAACACGTGTGATGTTTGTGAGTATGTTAATTGTTACACAGTTTTACTGAACAAATTAACTGTTTTTTTTTTCTTGAGTAGATTATACTTTCCATACCGTGCAAGGCAGTATGACAATTATCGTGAGCTACAAGTACTTTTGAGCTATAGTTGTTCACACTTGTTATACAGCATCAATAATCAAATTAATAAGCTTGGTCTAAAAGGAAGGAAATAAAAGTAGTTTATgattaagggtctgtttggtatcTTGGTAAATATTATTGTAGCCGTGAATAAGTTTCAGATGTATTTTCTGGCCGCCGTCTTTTTTGTGCACAACAATGCCACTGAAATTACTAGATATCTCATAAATACCATTCAATTCAATGGCACACAAGAGTATAAAATCCAATGACATAGGGTATAAGAATTTTGAACTAAACACCAGTCTTCCAAAATAGATCATAATGAGTTAATCCATACATCCTTCCAACCAAAATGAACTTGGTTCACCTGTGAAAAAAAAAACATATAGTTTTGCATCCTCCCATTATATTAAGCGCGTAACAAAATTACCAGATGTATGTACGATAGAGTGATAGACCATTCAATGCACGTACGCAACACAGTGGCCTGCAACACAAATTATTCCGATCCCGTGGGCCCTGTTCGCTGCAGTTTTTGAGCTGCAAGTTTTATTGTCGGTTGAACTGTTGCAGCCACAACCATATAGCTGCAGCTGCAGCATCGTTTTTTCAGATACAGTATCTGATTATTCATCAAAGCACGTTGGgatatcagagcttcgtactgcCGCAACACCTGATTCGACAGTGACCCGCTTCTTACGCACCGGTGTTCCCGTCTCGAAAGCCTGTCGGGTGTCGGTGGTCGGTGG is a genomic window of Zea mays cultivar B73 chromosome 5, Zm-B73-REFERENCE-NAM-5.0, whole genome shotgun sequence containing:
- the LOC542721 gene encoding phosphoglucomutase, cytoplasmic 1, with the protein product MGLFTVTKKATTPFDGQKPGTSGLRKKVTVFQQPHYLQNFVQSTFNALPVDQVRGATIVVSGDGRYFSKDAVQIITKMAAANGVRRVWVGQNSLMSTPAVSAVIRERVGADGSKATGAFILTASHNPGGPKEDFGIKYNMGNGGPAPESVTDKIFSNTTTISEYLISEDLPDVDISVVGVTSFSGPEGPFDVDVFDSSVDYIKLMKTIFDFEAIKKLLTSPKFTFCYDALHGVAGAYAKHIFVEELGADESSLLNCVPKEDFGGGHPDPNLTYAKELVERMGLGKSSSNVEPPEFGAAADGDADRNMILGKRFFVTPSDSVAIIAANAVQSIPYFASGLKGVARSMPTSAALDVVAKNLNLKFFEVPTGWKFFGNLMDAGMCSICGEESFGTGSDHIREKDGIWAVLAWLSIIAFKNKDNLGGDKLVTVEDIVRQHWATYGRHYYTRYDYENVDAGAAKELMANLVSMQSSLSDVNKLVKEIRSDVSEVVAADEFEYKDPVDGSVSKHQGIRYLFGDGSRLVFRLSGTGSVGATIRVYIEQYERDSSKTGRDSQDALAPLVDVALKLSKMQEYTGRSAPTVIT